The nucleotide sequence GGTGCGAAAGGCCCTGCGGGCGATGGTTCGGCCGGTTCGGGAACTGGCGAGGATGATTCAGGATCAGGATGTCCGCACCCTGGCAACCTTTCCCGGAATTGGTGAGGCGACGGCTGAGCGGATCGTTGCCAAGCTCCGTCGCAAGGTGAGCAAGTTCGCCCTGATGGTCGGCCCCTCGGCCGATGACCCCTCGGCCATCGGCCCCCAGGAATCCAACGGCGAGGTCTCGAACGCGGAGCCCGACGTGATCCGAGACACCTACCACGCCTTGCTCTCCGTCGGTCACTCCGAGGCCCAGGCCCGTCACCTGATCGACCAGGTCCTTTCCGGCAAGAAGAAGTACAAGACGGTCGATGCCATGCTCATGGCCATCTACCAGAACGAGACCCCCGGAACCTGACCCAGGCTCGCAAGCGCCAGGACTGAAGATGGAAGGAGCGAACCGATGAGTGCGAGGGAGCCGATCATCACCGGCGGAGGGCCTCCCGAGGACGACGCCCCCCGCCATCGTGAGGTCCGAGACGACCGCGTCCCCGCTCCGGCCGAAGGGATGGACGAGAAGCTCCGCCCGCAATCCCTTCGAGAAGTCATCGGTCAGCGATCGGTGGCCGAGCGGCTCTCGATTGCTCTGGAAGCCTCGCGGAAGCGCGGCGAGCCCTTGCCGCATATCCTGTTTGATGGACCTCCCGGTCTGGGCAAGACGACCTTCGCCACCGTTTTGCACAACGAGCTGGGTGTCGAGCTGGCCATGACCAGCGGCCCGGCCCTGGCCAAGAACGCGGATATCCTGCCGTACCTGACCAATGCCTCGGCCGGATCGATCCTGTTCATCGACGAGATTCACCGGCTCCCCCGGGTGGTCGAGGAGTTCATCTACCCGGTGATGGAGGACTTCCGGGTCGATATCGTGCTGGGGGAGGGGATGAACGCAAGGACGGTCAACCTGCCCTTGAAGAAGTTCACGATCATCGGGGCCACAACCCGAAGCGGGATGCTCTCCGGCCCCTTGCGCGACCGCTTCCACCTGCATGAGCATCTGGAGTTCTACGACGTGGACGACCTGGCGAGGATCGTCGCCATCAACGCCGGAAAGCTCCGCACGACGATTACCACCGACGCCGCCGAGGAACTCGCCCGGCGCAGCCGAGGAACCCCCCGCCTGGCCAATGCCCGGCTCCGATGGGTCCGAGACTACGCCGTGGCCCGAGCCGACGGTCACATCACCCGGCCGATCGCCGTCGATGCGCTCGACATGCAGGAGGTGGACGTGGAGGGACTCGATCGGCAAGACCGCCGCTATATCGAGACCCTCATCCGGGTCTTCCGAGGCGGGCCAACCGGCGTTGAGGCCCTCGCCGCGACCATGAACATCGCCATCGACACCCTGACCGACGAGGTCGAGCCGTTCCTGCTGCGGCGCGAGTTTATCGTCCGCACCCCCCGGGGCCGACGGGCCACCGAGGTCGCGTACGAGCACCTCGGGCTTGAGGCTCCGGAACCTGACCCCCCCTTCGACCTGATCGATCAGCCTCGTTTGTTTGAATGACGGCGTGGTCACGGTTTTGGTCCCGAAGTTGCTCTACACCTCTTCTCAGACGAGTTCCAAGAAGATGAGGAGGGGTTGCGGTGCAGGTGACGCCCGTTCGATTACGATCAGCGTTCAATCTGGGAGGTCTAACGCCGAGACAACTGGCTTCGCGGACCTGGTGCCAGATCTCCAAGAATTCCCTGATGAGTCGGGCCGCCGCCATTGCCTTCTATGCGATGCTGGCGCTGGTTCCCTTTCTGGCACTGATCCTGACCTTGACCGTCAAGGCCTTGCCGAACCTCTCGGAATCACGCTTTGCTCAGGGACAAGACCTGGGAACTCAGGCGGTGTCGGAATTCGAACGAACGCTGGAGCAGTCGTTCCCTGCCGAAGCCGTGGGTTTGATCGAGGGACAGATTCAGCAGATTCAGGAGCAAGGGCGGGTCGATTTGCTCTCTTTTGGTCTGCTGGTCACAATCTGGCTGGCGTCTGCCCTGTTTCTTGAAATCATGGCGGCGCTGAACGCGGTGCATGGGGTTTCCGAATCGCGGCCGATCTGGAAGCTTCGGCTTCAGGCGATCGCCTTGACACTCGTGCAGGCGACGATTCTGATCGCGGCGTTGGTGTCGATCGTTGCCTGGCCGCAGATCATCCAGGCCATTGGACTGGGCAGCGGCCCGGCCTTCCTCGTTTCTGCCGTTCGGTGGCTTTTGATTGTCCTCATGCTTTTGTGCAGCTTCGCCATGGCCTTCTATTTCGGACCCGACGCCGATACTCGATGGGAATGGATCACTCCGGGCAGTCTCTTTGGGACGGTCGTCTTCGTGATCGCTACGATCGGGTTTCGGGTCTATGTGCAGAATTTCGCCAATTATAATGAGACGTATGGAACCCTGGGCGGTGTCATGGTCCTGATGTTCTGGTTCTGGATCTCGGCGCTCGTCTTGCTCGTTTCTGCTCAGGTGAACCGGGTGATCGAGGATGCCTCTCCCGTGGGCAAGAAAACCGGCCAGCGAGTCGATCCAACCACACCGCCCGATTTCGAACAGATCGACCCGGAACCTGCCCCTGAGTCGGCCGAGCGTCAGCAGGCTCGCCGGTGATCTGTTCCGGGGAATTCGAGGGGAGTCGTTCCATGGATCACGGCTCCTTGAGCACTCTGCCCCAATCCTGATCCGTCAGGTTTCCGTTGCCCGCTCGAACGGGTCAGCCTGCAAAGAGCGGAGGACTTCGGTGCCTTCCGAGTGGCAGGGTGCGCGGCTCGGTGCGCCTCGGGTGCGCGGCTCGGTGCGCGAAGTCACGATGGGGCCAGATCGAAAAAATCCTTTTCTGGAAAAGACTTCCGTCGCTGAGCTTGGGTTCGTTCCGTCAAACGGCTTCAGGCGGAATGGCTTCGTTTCGCGCGGTGCAGGATGGCTTCGTTTCGCGCGGGGGAGCGAGGTCGATTGCGGTGATTCGCACGCAGGAGTGTGGTCGTCGGATTGATGGTGGGATCGTCCTGGTTGCGTTCGAATTGTCAAAGAAAGGGTGAAGCGTTTGAGCGATCGAAGACCAACAGAGGATCGCGGTCGAAGAAGCGGGGACTGGTCTTGAACGACTGCCCACGCTTGAAAGTATCGAGAAATCACGGTCGGGCAGTCACAAAAAGATGGGTTGGAAACCGGAAGATCGAGTCGAAGGGAGTCGGAGCAGAATCGGACCAGGGAGCGGGATGGTCGGTGGAAGATCGTCTTTTTGAGCCAGTTCGAGGTCTGTGTTCTAGAGTCCTCTGACGCTGGAAGGTTGGGAGAAGGTGCTCGGGGATGATTGGGGGCGATGGCATGGCTCCCGGGTTCCCCCCTTGGTAGGCGATCAGGTCGTTGATCCGGGGACTGGGGGACTCTGTGATTCCGCGAAACGGATGCCCAAACCCGAACGCGACCGAAGCCTGGGGCGGGGTCCGAGGGTCGGACTCGCGAAGCAAACCGATCCGCCAGTGATCAAATCACCACAGGACTCAACCGCATGACGTATCAGCGTGATCGCAAGAGCTGGCTCGCATCCGTGACCTTACGGTTTGGGACGCACTCGAACCGGCGGAAGGATCGACGATCGAGCATCCGCTCCGTCGAGCTGCTGGAACCCAGGCAGCTTCTGGCAACGTTTGCGGTTACGAATCTTGATGCATTTGGCGAGGGGTCGCTCCGTCGGGCCATTCAGCTGGCGAACCAGAACGAGGGGATGGACGCGATCTCGTTTGAGGTCAGCGGAACGATTCGGACGGGGCGGGTCGCGCTGCCGGTGGTCACCGATCCCGTGGCGATTGACGGAACGTCGGCTCCTGGATTCGACGGCACACCGAGGGTGACGGTGAACTTCGCCCATCAGCGGGGGCTGGTCTTCGGCCGGGGGGCCGAGGGATCGCAACTGACCTCGCTGGCGATGATTGGCGCGGAGGGGGCAGGGGTGACGCTGCAAGCGTCGCGCGTGACGGTGGCCGGCAACTTCATTGGCCTCGACGCCGACGGGAGAAGCGGACGGGGCAACAGCGGCGACGGAATCCGAATCCTCCCGAGTTCGCGCGGGAATCTGATCGGGAACGTCGATCCGGTGACGGGAATTGATTTCTTTGATGCGTCGGGCGTGGGGATGCAGCCGGTATCAGGATGGCAGGGAATCCGCGCCTGGAGTGCTCCCGGCGAGTTCATGATCACCGGGACATCGAGTACGAATGGTTTGCTGTACATCGGGCCGATCTCGGGGACTGGGGGCACGAGCTATGCGGTGAACATGCCGGGGGCGGCCACGACGAGTGTCTACGGGCCGGATCTGCTCGAATCCGGCGACATTCGGCTGGTCGGGAGCTATCGGACCGGAGACGATCAGGTGCTCGGGTTCGTCTACCAGGGGGCGCTCAACGACCTGGGGAACGCCGGGAACTACCGGACCATCGCCTATCCCGGCGCACAGTTTAATTATGTTCACAGCACGATGGAGCGTTTTGCCGTCGGCAATGCGGATGGGCCGGAGGGGAACTTGCCGATCGGGACGGGGCACGCCTTCCTGTACGATCTGGAACAGGAGATGTTCTTACCGGATCTCGTTTATCCGGGTTCGACCTCGACCACGGCGTACGGCATCTGGCACAACGGCGAGGCGAGTTACACCATTGCTGGAGGATACACGGCCCTCGGCCCCGGATCGGAGGGATCGATTGCGCAGGGCTATCTGGTCGACTTCAACGCGGTGACGGGGGAACTGACGAACTGGACCTCGTTCGAACCGCCGAGCGGCCTCATCGGCGTGGATCTCGTGACCCACTTTGAGGGGATCAGCGGCGAGGAATCGGGCGTTTATACGATCAGCGCCGACGCGGTGACGTTGGGATCGGGAGATGACGGACAGGGATACTGGCTCACGATTCGGCGGAACGCGGACGGCTCGTTCAGCCAGGGAGATTGGATCCCACTGACCTATCCCGGTTCGAGTGGTATCACCAGCGCGAACTCGGTGGCCGGGAATCAGGTGATTGGCATTGTGATCGCTGAATCGGGCACCTTCTCCTATCAATCGACGGTCAACGTCGGGTTTCACCGATCGAACGTGATCAGCGGCAACGGGGGGAACGGTATTTCGATTATTGGATCGCATGAAAACGTGATTGCGATGAACCAGATCGGGACCGACGTGTCGGGAACGGTCGCGTTCGGCAACGGGAGGAACGGAATCCTGGTGACCCACGGGGCATCGGGGAACATGATTGGCGGAGAGGCGACGGGAGGGAACGACCCGACGGCCGGCGTGTTCGTCAGACCTCCGCAAGGAAACCTGATTTCGGGGAACCGAGGCAATGGGGTGCTGATCAATGGTCGAGCCACGCGCAACACACTGAGCGGGAACTTCGTGGGGACCGATGCCGGCGGGTCGTCGGCGCTCGGGAACCGACTCGACGGGGTGGCGATCGTCGGGGCGCATGGGAATGCCTTGATCGGTTGCGAATTCCAGAACAGCCCGTTTGTCTATTACAACGTGCTGAGTGGGAACGGCGGGAATGGCCTGCGGATTACTGACGCCAATGACACGACGGTGCATGCGAACTTCATGGGAATCGGCGCGGACAATGCAACGAGCGTCGGCAATGGCCGCAATGGGATTCTCGTTTCGGGACGATCGCGGAACACGCAGGTCGGCGGGGTGATTCCGCTCGGCAATGTGACCTCGGGCAATGCCTGGAACGGGATCGAGGTACGCGATCGGGCGAGCGGGTTCGTCTCGTTCAACACCTTTGCCGGGATTGCCGCGTTTGGTGACGCGGTGCCGAACGGCCGGAATGGGATCCTGGTGACTTCCGTCGGCGGAGACAACCTGATTCGCACGTCGATCGTCGGGGGAAACCTCGGTAACGGGATCGAGATCGGCGGGTGGGCGACCGGCGTTCAGGTGACTGAGACCGGCGTCGGGACCAATACGAGGCTCGATGCGGCGATTCCAAACGGAGGAAGTGGTATCCGGATCTCCGGACATGCTCACTCGAACGCAATTGGCGGGTTTCAACCGTCGATCGAGCCGAGGATGACAATTTCGGGGAACCTCGGCTACGGGGTGGAAGTTGTCGGGAAGGCGAGGGGGAACCGGATTTTCAATGCGGCGATCGGCACGGATGTGATGGGGAACGCCCCGATCGGCAATGGCCTGGGAGGCGTTTTGCTTGGGCCGGGAACGTCGGGAACAATCATCGGGGGAGAGGCAGCGCGTTTCCAGACCGTGATTCGTCAGAACGTGGGGAACGGGCTCACCATTCTGGACTCAAGGGGAAACAGGGTGGTCGGCAACGGTATTGAGGAGAACACCTGGTTTGGCCTGTTCGCGGCCGGCGACGTGCGAGGAACCGTGGTCGCAGGGAACACGATCGCGGGGAACGGAAGCGGTCAGGTCGATGTGTCGAGCGCGAGGGGAATCGTGATCTTGCCGTGAGGCGTGGGAGTCGAGGGAGGGGGGCGTGGTTGGATCGGTTTGAGCTGGCCGCGGTCCCCCTCACCCGGCCTGGCGGCCACCCTCTCCCCCGCGACGGGGGAGAGGGAGCGTGAATGCTCTGGCGATCGACGGCAAGCCACGCTTTCCCCTACGAACGAGGGAATACGTGGCTGCTTTGATCCAGGCAAATCAAGAGCCGCTCAGTTGCTGGCGGCGACGGGGGCGGGGATGCGGCCGAGGAGACGGTTGATCCGAGATAGCTCGGAGACGACGAAATCGACGTCGAGGAAGGGCTGCCAGGAGATGTCCTGGTAGCGAAGGTTCCCCTGAGCGTCGATGAGGAAGGTGCCATGGAGCGGCATGTCTTCGAAATCGTCGAAGGCGCCGTAGCGTCGGAACGCGGCCAGGTCGGGGTCGGAGAGCAGGGGCATGGTGAACTCGACCTCACCGTTGGTTTTTAGGGCGGTGGTACGTTCGAGGTCATCGGTGCTGACGGCGAGAACGACCGTGCCCGTATCGCGGATGCGGTCGATGTCCTTGCTGAAGGCGATGAGTTGTTCCATGCAGTGGGCACAGTCGCCACCGAGGTAGAAAATCAGCAAGACGTTCTGACCGCGATAATCTTCCAGGCGGTGGGTGATGCCGTCGGTATCGACCCCTTCGAGCGGTTCGGCAGGAAAGGGAGACCAGGTGAGCGGGCCGACGGTGTCGAGATCGATCCGAGATGCGGCGGCCAGGTCGGTTCGAGGCTCAAGCGCAGGGGGCTGCCAGCCGTCCTGCTCCTTCCAGGTGGTGAGCTGGGCGTTGATGCGTTGGAAGACGGGAAGGTCAGGATCGGCTTCGCGAGCGATTTCGCGGAGGGACAGATAGGCGGCTCGGGCCTCGTCGACCTGACCGGCGGCGGCGAGGATCTCGACCTGAGCCGCAAGCGGGGCGACCTCGTTTCGGGCTCGATCGACGGCCTGTTTGGCCTTGGCGACCGCTTCGTCCGTTCGACCGGCGGCCAGTAAGAGGCGGGCGAGGGATTCGCGACGCATGCCGTTGGCATTGCCGAAGGATTCGAAGGCAGCTTCCGTCTCGCCGGCCAGGAGGTGGCGATGACCTTCAAGCTCGGCGATGGCGGAGTCGAGGCCGGGAAGTTTGGGGGCGGGCTTGGGTTTGTCCTTGGACTCGTCGTCGGCCTTCGCCTCGTCGGCTTTCGCTTCATCTGAGGATTCTTCGGACGGGGGGAGGAGGGCCTTGAGGGCGGCAATTTGCTCGTCGAGGGCGTTGAGATCGCCTCGGGCCGCATGGGCGAGGCCAAGGGAGTGAGCCTGCTTGAGCTGTTCGATCGGCTCGTCGGACCAGTCGAGAGCGCCTGAGGCGGTGGCGTCGAGCAGGTCGTCCCAGCGCTCGAAGGCGATGAGGGCTTCGGTCCATCGGCGACGGCCTTCGCGTTGGGGGTGGCCGCCAGATTTGGCGTTGTTCTTCTTGGGGTCGCGGGGCTGCTCGACGAGGTCTCGGGCGACGAGGACGGCGTCGTTGAAGCGTCCGGTCTTTGTGAGACTCTCAGAGAGCCACTGATTGTTGTGGGAATAGTTGTGAATCATGAAGGGCATGACGCGGTCGCGGATCATGTAGGCATGATCGACGCGGGCGGACCCTTCTTGCTGATAGGAGGCGTCGGCGTAGCGCTTCAGGTTGGTGTAGGTGTGGCCGGGCATGTGCCAGGCGTGAGCGATGCCGGGAGACGCCTCGGCGAACCTGGCGGCGGATTCGAGGGCCTGGGTATCGTCCTGCTTGTCCCAGAGGTGGATCTTGTAGTGATGGGCGCCGGGGTGGAGCGGATTTTTCTCGATGACCGAGTCGATGAGCAAGCTCACGGCTTCTCGGCTGCCGATGCCGTCTTGCCGGCCGTTTTGCCAGGTGACCATGGCCAGCCAGGCGCGGGCGTCGAGGTCGTCGCGGAACTCCTGGACGATTTTCTCAAGCCCTTTGAGCCAGCCCTGTCGTCGGGATTTGTCGTCGCCGTCTTCCTTGTAGAAGGCGCTGAGGGCGTCGAGATAGAGCTGCTCACGGCGAGAGATTTTGGTGGCCTCGGCCTTTTCGCGGGCGACCTTGAGGAACCCCTTGGCCCGGTCGGCGTTATTGGCGTTGGACATGGCCATGCCCCAGTAGAGCATGGGGTTTTCGGGCTCGATGGTGCTGGCCTGTCGGAAGGATCGCTCGGCCTCAAAGTAGAAGAAGACGTGGAGCTGGGCGACGCCTTGATTGACGAGCGCCTGGACCTCGGCCGACTCGGTCGTGATGGGGAACTCGACGGATCCCTGACCTTCCATGAGGTATCCGGCCTGGCGGGGGCCTTCGTTGAAGGCTTCGCCGTGGTTGGAGTGTCCTTCGGGGAGGGGGTCGTCTTCGGCCCGAACCATCAGGCCGACACCGAGCAGGAAGACCAGTGAAAGGGTCAGGCGGCTGAGCATGGCGAGGGGCTCCGGGGTCGGTCGGCAGAAAGGATGGATCGAGGAGCGGGCGCGAGGTTCAATCTTAATTGGATCGCAGGGAGAGTTGCCAGGGGGGGATTGAATGGAGAGCGAGGAATCTCTCCCGACGGTCACGCATGGGAGGATTGGTGGAGGGGTTGGAGAAATCAAGAGGGCTGCGGGATTGAATTCGAACACTGGCGAGGCTTTGCGAAGTTCAGAGCCTGACCTTTTGGGTCGAAGGCGTGTACAATGACGAACCTGCTTCCTCTTGCGTCGTAGTGTTGGCTTTCCCCGATCCGGAGCGACCGTTGAGTGCCCCGATCCCGCTGCCCATCGCCGGTTCTCGTCAGGATCACCGTTTGAAGCCGTTGCTGGCCAAACGAGCGGGAACCCTGGTGATTCACGAGGTCTATCGGAGCCTCCAGGGGGAAGGAACCTGGGCCGGATTACCCTGTGTGTTCGTTCGGTTGACGGCCTGTCACCTGCGCTGTTCGTATTGCGATACTCCGCACGCCTTTCACCGGGGCGAGCCGATCGCCGTCGAGGATCTGGTCGAGCAGACGCTCGCACTGGCCGCGCCCGGCGATGTGATCGAGGTCACCGGAGGAGAGCCGTTGCTTCAGCCGGAGGTCTTCCCCCTGATGACCCGGCTGGCCGATTCGGGCCATCTGGTCTTGCTCGAAACGAGTGGCGCGTGCGACATCGGGCCGGTGGACCCGAGGGTCCGGATCATTCTCGATCTGAAGACGCCGGGCTCGGGAGAGGTCGACGCCAACCTTTGGGAAAACCTGCCAAAGCTCAAGCCCACCGACGAGGTCAAAGTGGTCGTCTGTGATCGAGCCGATTTTGACTGGACCGTCGGTCACATTCGGGCTCATCACCTGACCGAGCGTTGCGAGGTGCTGATCAGTCCGGCGCACGGGAAGGTCGAGCCGGCGTCGCTTGCGACCTGGATCCTGGAAAGCGGCCTGCCGCTCCGGTTACAGGTCCAGTTGCACAAGCAACTCTGGGGGCCCGATGCACGAGGGGTCTGACGAAGGAGAAGCGGCCGGGGGCGGATCGGGCTGGGGGCGAATGGGACCGCTGGTGGTCATCGCCCTGGTGCTGGGCTGGCTCTTGCTGTCGGGAGGATCGATTCCAGCGCTGTCGGTCCTCTGGAGAGAGCTTCCCGGAACCAAAGGCTTGGTGACGATTGCAAACGGGGTCATGCTCGGCTTGATCCTGATCATCGTCAACTTTGTGTGGCGCATGCCCCGAGACGGCGGGCCGCTGTTGCAAGACGATGAGGAAGCGGCAGCGAAATCTCCTGAAGAAATCCCGTCGGCGGACGAATTTGCTGAAACGGGATCCCCTGGTGTCCGGGTAACTGATGATGACCGGCCCGTCGAGGACCCGAAGTAGATCGAGGGCCGAGCGCCGATGGATGACGATCGAGGACTGGTCGATGCCTTGCGAGCCGGCGACCCCTCGGCTCCCGCCGCGCTCATCGAACAGTACCAAGGTGTCGTTTTCGGCCTCTGCTTGCGAATGCTCGGCCATCGTCAGGACGCGGAGGACGTCGTTCAGGAGACGTTCGTCCGCGCCTTGAGATCGGTTCATGCCTTCGATGCTGACCGGCCGTTGCGTCCCTGGCTCCTGGGGATTGCGGCCAATCGGTGTCGGACGGCCCTGGGGCGTCGGTCGCGTCGACCTGCTCCGGTTGAACCCCCCGACGACCAGGCCGATCATCGGCCCGGACTGTCTGACCCGGACGACCTGGCCGGCGAGTTGCTTCGAGCGCTGGATCGGCTTCGGCCGGATTACCGATTGGTCTTCAGTCTCTATCATGAACAGGGGCTTCCTTATGAGGAGATTGCTCGGATCATGGATCGCCCGATCGGTACGGTGAAGACCTGGTTGCACCGCGCCCGGGCCTCGCTGGCCGAGGACCTGACGCGACGGGGGGTGATCTGTTGAGCCGAGCATGGGTGAAAGGGTTGGGAACTGGAATGCCCTCGAATCATCCGACGATGATGGCTCGATCCGCCTGGCCTCGGGTCGATCACGCAGCGGGGCCTGGCGGTCGAATCGAACCGTCGGTCACGCGGGTCTGCCTGGCGTGGGAGCGTGTGCGATGACGTGTCGAGAGGTCGAACACTTCTGGGAACGCCGCCTCGACGAGGTCCGATCCGGCGCCTCGCCGGACACTTCGGAGCGATCGCCGGTGGATCTGGTGTCGCATCTGAGTGTCTGCGCCCGATGCCGGGCTCGCGTGGCCGGCTATTCGGCTCTGGCCCAGGCGATCAGCGGGTTGGAGGCCCCCAAGCCTTCGGCGGGCCTTTCGGCTCGGGTCCTCGCGGCGGTCGAGGCGGATCGTGGGCCGGAACGCTTGCCGATGCGATCGGTTCGTCGAGGCTCGGTCACGCTCGTGCGGCGGTTCTCGGTCGCCGCGGCGGTCTTGCTGGCGGTCTTCGGACTTCGGGCGATCTGGTCGCCACGCGAAGGGGGGGATCAGCGGCCGGATCGGTTGCCGCCGATGGCTGCTCCGGTGGTGACGGTTGAGGAGACCCCGCGCCCCTTGACCGAGTCGGTGGCTGAGATGGCCGAGGTGACCGTGGCCATTGCCCGGCGGACGTCGGAACCGGCCGCGAGGCTCGGGCGGGAAATGCTCGGCTCCACCACTGAGCTTCCGGCGCCTTCTGAGCCGACCACGCCGCAGGAAAACAAAGGACAGGCCGATCGCCTGGTCAAAGGGCTTGGCTCTCGGCTCGAATCCGGGGTGAAGCCCTTTTCTGAGCCGGCTCGCAGCGCGTTTAGTTTCCTCGTGCCAAGCTTCCTTCCGCCTGAGGATTCCTCAAAAGCCGAACGGGGAGTCTGAGACCCGCCCCTTCGAATCGTCATGGCCCTTCGATTGAATGAGGCCGGAGAACGTATTGATGCCCGTTTGCTACTCGATTCGCTTGGTGTGTCTGGTGGCGGTCTGGATGATGGTCGCAGGCGAGCCGAGCGTCGCCTCGGCCGAGGATCCGGTGGATCGGCTCCTGGAGCGAGTGCCGCCCGAGGCGTCGATGGCTCTGGTGGTTGAGGACCTCGGGGAGCATCTGGACCGCCTGGAGAGTTCCTCCCTGATGCGGGGATTGAGGGCACTGGGGCCGGTCCAGGAGTGGTTCGATTCCGAAGAGGGGGCGAAACTGCAACGGGCTCGCCGCGACGTTGAGGCGGCGCTCGGGGCGTCGCTTGGGCAGTTCATCGACGGATTGCTGGGCCAGGCGGTGGTCCTTTCGTTGCATCTGCCCCCCGAGGCACCGCCTGACGCGGCTCGAGGACTGCTTCAGACGGTCGTGACCGATCGCGCTCTGCTGGAGCGATTCATCGGGGT is from Tautonia marina and encodes:
- a CDS encoding right-handed parallel beta-helix repeat-containing protein — its product is MTYQRDRKSWLASVTLRFGTHSNRRKDRRSSIRSVELLEPRQLLATFAVTNLDAFGEGSLRRAIQLANQNEGMDAISFEVSGTIRTGRVALPVVTDPVAIDGTSAPGFDGTPRVTVNFAHQRGLVFGRGAEGSQLTSLAMIGAEGAGVTLQASRVTVAGNFIGLDADGRSGRGNSGDGIRILPSSRGNLIGNVDPVTGIDFFDASGVGMQPVSGWQGIRAWSAPGEFMITGTSSTNGLLYIGPISGTGGTSYAVNMPGAATTSVYGPDLLESGDIRLVGSYRTGDDQVLGFVYQGALNDLGNAGNYRTIAYPGAQFNYVHSTMERFAVGNADGPEGNLPIGTGHAFLYDLEQEMFLPDLVYPGSTSTTAYGIWHNGEASYTIAGGYTALGPGSEGSIAQGYLVDFNAVTGELTNWTSFEPPSGLIGVDLVTHFEGISGEESGVYTISADAVTLGSGDDGQGYWLTIRRNADGSFSQGDWIPLTYPGSSGITSANSVAGNQVIGIVIAESGTFSYQSTVNVGFHRSNVISGNGGNGISIIGSHENVIAMNQIGTDVSGTVAFGNGRNGILVTHGASGNMIGGEATGGNDPTAGVFVRPPQGNLISGNRGNGVLINGRATRNTLSGNFVGTDAGGSSALGNRLDGVAIVGAHGNALIGCEFQNSPFVYYNVLSGNGGNGLRITDANDTTVHANFMGIGADNATSVGNGRNGILVSGRSRNTQVGGVIPLGNVTSGNAWNGIEVRDRASGFVSFNTFAGIAAFGDAVPNGRNGILVTSVGGDNLIRTSIVGGNLGNGIEIGGWATGVQVTETGVGTNTRLDAAIPNGGSGIRISGHAHSNAIGGFQPSIEPRMTISGNLGYGVEVVGKARGNRIFNAAIGTDVMGNAPIGNGLGGVLLGPGTSGTIIGGEAARFQTVIRQNVGNGLTILDSRGNRVVGNGIEENTWFGLFAAGDVRGTVVAGNTIAGNGSGQVDVSSARGIVILP
- a CDS encoding redoxin domain-containing protein, giving the protein MLSRLTLSLVFLLGVGLMVRAEDDPLPEGHSNHGEAFNEGPRQAGYLMEGQGSVEFPITTESAEVQALVNQGVAQLHVFFYFEAERSFRQASTIEPENPMLYWGMAMSNANNADRAKGFLKVAREKAEATKISRREQLYLDALSAFYKEDGDDKSRRQGWLKGLEKIVQEFRDDLDARAWLAMVTWQNGRQDGIGSREAVSLLIDSVIEKNPLHPGAHHYKIHLWDKQDDTQALESAARFAEASPGIAHAWHMPGHTYTNLKRYADASYQQEGSARVDHAYMIRDRVMPFMIHNYSHNNQWLSESLTKTGRFNDAVLVARDLVEQPRDPKKNNAKSGGHPQREGRRRWTEALIAFERWDDLLDATASGALDWSDEPIEQLKQAHSLGLAHAARGDLNALDEQIAALKALLPPSEESSDEAKADEAKADDESKDKPKPAPKLPGLDSAIAELEGHRHLLAGETEAAFESFGNANGMRRESLARLLLAAGRTDEAVAKAKQAVDRARNEVAPLAAQVEILAAAGQVDEARAAYLSLREIAREADPDLPVFQRINAQLTTWKEQDGWQPPALEPRTDLAAASRIDLDTVGPLTWSPFPAEPLEGVDTDGITHRLEDYRGQNVLLIFYLGGDCAHCMEQLIAFSKDIDRIRDTGTVVLAVSTDDLERTTALKTNGEVEFTMPLLSDPDLAAFRRYGAFDDFEDMPLHGTFLIDAQGNLRYQDISWQPFLDVDFVVSELSRINRLLGRIPAPVAASN
- the ruvB gene encoding Holliday junction branch migration DNA helicase RuvB; translated protein: MSAREPIITGGGPPEDDAPRHREVRDDRVPAPAEGMDEKLRPQSLREVIGQRSVAERLSIALEASRKRGEPLPHILFDGPPGLGKTTFATVLHNELGVELAMTSGPALAKNADILPYLTNASAGSILFIDEIHRLPRVVEEFIYPVMEDFRVDIVLGEGMNARTVNLPLKKFTIIGATTRSGMLSGPLRDRFHLHEHLEFYDVDDLARIVAINAGKLRTTITTDAAEELARRSRGTPRLANARLRWVRDYAVARADGHITRPIAVDALDMQEVDVEGLDRQDRRYIETLIRVFRGGPTGVEALAATMNIAIDTLTDEVEPFLLRREFIVRTPRGRRATEVAYEHLGLEAPEPDPPFDLIDQPRLFE
- the ruvA gene encoding Holliday junction branch migration protein RuvA, which gives rise to MITQIRGRLRSVAEESCILVVEPCLDLEVLIPEYARRQLQAKLEEPVVLHTVFDIEGNQMSGRMRPRLIGFLSPVDREFFDVFCSVDGVGVRKALRAMVRPVRELARMIQDQDVRTLATFPGIGEATAERIVAKLRRKVSKFALMVGPSADDPSAIGPQESNGEVSNAEPDVIRDTYHALLSVGHSEAQARHLIDQVLSGKKKYKTVDAMLMAIYQNETPGT
- a CDS encoding RNA polymerase sigma factor, whose product is MDDDRGLVDALRAGDPSAPAALIEQYQGVVFGLCLRMLGHRQDAEDVVQETFVRALRSVHAFDADRPLRPWLLGIAANRCRTALGRRSRRPAPVEPPDDQADHRPGLSDPDDLAGELLRALDRLRPDYRLVFSLYHEQGLPYEEIARIMDRPIGTVKTWLHRARASLAEDLTRRGVIC
- a CDS encoding radical SAM protein encodes the protein MSAPIPLPIAGSRQDHRLKPLLAKRAGTLVIHEVYRSLQGEGTWAGLPCVFVRLTACHLRCSYCDTPHAFHRGEPIAVEDLVEQTLALAAPGDVIEVTGGEPLLQPEVFPLMTRLADSGHLVLLETSGACDIGPVDPRVRIILDLKTPGSGEVDANLWENLPKLKPTDEVKVVVCDRADFDWTVGHIRAHHLTERCEVLISPAHGKVEPASLATWILESGLPLRLQVQLHKQLWGPDARGV
- a CDS encoding YihY/virulence factor BrkB family protein, giving the protein MTPVRLRSAFNLGGLTPRQLASRTWCQISKNSLMSRAAAIAFYAMLALVPFLALILTLTVKALPNLSESRFAQGQDLGTQAVSEFERTLEQSFPAEAVGLIEGQIQQIQEQGRVDLLSFGLLVTIWLASALFLEIMAALNAVHGVSESRPIWKLRLQAIALTLVQATILIAALVSIVAWPQIIQAIGLGSGPAFLVSAVRWLLIVLMLLCSFAMAFYFGPDADTRWEWITPGSLFGTVVFVIATIGFRVYVQNFANYNETYGTLGGVMVLMFWFWISALVLLVSAQVNRVIEDASPVGKKTGQRVDPTTPPDFEQIDPEPAPESAERQQARR